One window of Nymphaea colorata isolate Beijing-Zhang1983 chromosome 1, ASM883128v2, whole genome shotgun sequence genomic DNA carries:
- the LOC116254200 gene encoding prolycopene isomerase, chloroplastic, translating into MSHSLPSSVSGVLPSCRNLGIKLPLVAGAGILTCQPVTERNGKQAFFWRKVRRGLHVESKALSVVGEKAVAPAVGSGVKDGEYDAIVIGSGIGGLVAATQLAVKGAKVLVLEKYVIPGGSSGYYQRDGYTFDVGSSVMFGFSDKGNLNLITQALEAVGCKLQVIPDPTTVHFHLPDGLSVRAHREFGDFIAELTNHFPHEKEGINKFYGECWKIFNALNSLELKSLEEPIYLFGQFFKKPFECLTLAYFLPQNAGDIARKFIKDPRLLSFIDVECFIVSTVNALQTPMINASMVLCDRHFGGINYPVGGVGEIAKALAKGLVDKGSEIQYKANVTSVILDNGKAVGVHLSDGRKFFAKTVISNATRWDTFGKLLKATDLPKEEQNFQKVYVKAPSFLSIHLGVKADVLPPGTECHNFILEDDWTNLEEPYGSIFLSIPTVLDPSLAPDGCHILHIFTTSSIEDWKGLSPTEYEAKKEVIGDKIIGRLENKLFPGLKQSIVFKEIGTPKTHRRYLARDDGTYGPMPRRTPRGLLGMPFNTTAVEGLYCVGDSCFPGQGVISVAFSGIMCAHRVAADIGLEKRSPVLDAGLLSLLRWFRTLA; encoded by the exons ATGTCCCATTCCCTCCCGTCCTCCGTCTCCGGCGTCCTTCCGTCTTGCCGAAATTTAGGGATAAAACTCCCTTTGGTAGCCGGCGCCGGAATCCTAACCTGCCAACCCGTCACCGAGAGAAATGGGAAACAGGCGTTCTTCTGGAGGAAGGTGAGGAGGGGCCTTCACGTGGAATCGAAGGCACTGAGCGTCGTCGGGGAAAAGGCTGTGGCGCCTGCGGTGGGGTCGGGGGTTAAGGACGGAGAGTACGACGCCATCGTAATCGGGTCGGGAATCGGCGGCCTCGTCGCCGCGACGCAGCTAGCGGTGAAGGGAGCTAAGGTGTTAGTGCTGGAGAAGTACGTAATCCCGGGAGGGAGCTCGGGGTATTACCAGAGGGATGGCTACACGTTCGACGTCGGGTCTTCTGTGATGTTTGGTTTTAGCGATAAG GGAAACCTAAATCTAATTACACAAGCGCTGGAAGCTGTTGGGTGCAAACTGCAGGTAATACCAGATCCGACCACTGTGCATTTTCATTTACCAGATGGTCTCTCGGTTCGTGCACATAGAGAGTTTGGCGACTTCATTGCAGAACTCACAAACCATTTTCCTCATGAAAAAGAAGGAATCAACAAATTTTATGGTGAATGCTGGAAG ATCTTCAATGCTCTGAACTCCCTAGAGCTAAAATCACTTGAGGAGCCAATTTACCTTTTCGGACAATTCTTTAAGAAGCCCTTTGAGTGCTTAACTCTTG CATATTTTTTGCCCCAGAATGCGGGAGATATAGCTCGAAAGTTCATAAAGGATCCACGGTTATTGTCTTTTATTGATGTTGAG TGTTTCATAGTGAGCACTGTCAATGCTCTGCAAACACCAATGATCAATGCAAGCATG GTTTTATGCGATCGGCACTTTGGAGGGATTAACTATCCAGTTGGTGGTGTGGGGGAAATAGCAAAAGCACTGGCTAAGGGTCTAGTTGACAAAGGCAGTGAAATACAATATAAAGCAAACGTAACAAGTGTCATTCTTGATAATGGAAAAGCT GTAGGAGTCCATCTATCAGATGGGAGAAAGTTCTTTGCTAAGACAGTAATATCAAATGCAACTAGATGGGACACTTTTG GGAAACTTTTGAAAGCTACTGATCTtccaaaagaagaacaaaacttCCAGAAGGTTTATGTTAAGGCACCTTCGTTCCTGTCCATTCACTTGGGAGTCAAGGCAGATGTCTTGCCACCGGGCACAGAATGCCATAACTTTATCCTCGAG GATGACTGGACCAACTTGGAGGAGCCATATGGAAGCATATTTTTGAGTATCCCAACTGTTCTTGATCCATCATTAGCCCCAGATGGGTGTCATATTCTTCATATCTTCACCACGTCTTCTATAGAAGACTGGAAG GGCCTTTCACCGACTGAGTATGAAGCAAAAAAGGAGGTTATAGGAGACAAAATCATTGGACGACTTGAAAATAAACTCTTTCCAGGCCTAAAGCAATCCATAGTTTTTAAAGAG ATTGGCACACCAAAAACACATAGGAGGTATCTGGCTCGTGATGATGGCACCTATGGTCCAATGCCTCGGAGGACTCCTAGAGGCCTGTTGGGGATGCCTTTCAATACGACA GCTGTAGAAGGGCTTTACTGTGTTGGAGATAGCTGCTTTCCTGGACAAGGGGTAATATCTGTAGCATTTTCTGGGATAATGTGCGCACATCGTGTGGCTGCTGACATTG GA